Proteins from one Mercurialis annua linkage group LG7, ddMerAnnu1.2, whole genome shotgun sequence genomic window:
- the LOC126655981 gene encoding probable esterase KAI2 has product MTRILEAHNVNVLGSGEQVIVLGHRFGSDQSVWRYLVPHLVADYRVVLYDTMGAGTTNPEYFDFDRYSELDGFAYDVLAILEELQIKSCIFVGHCHSGIVGLLASVYRPDLFSKIIMLCSSPRLLNDEDYIGGFKEAELNQILDGIRSNFKAWCKGFAPMIVGGDLDSPAVQEFSRTLFNMRPDIALRVCKTNFLYDLRKILPKVTVPCHILQSSEDRTSAGPTAEYLHQHLGGPSIVEALPTTGHLPQLSSPDIVISMVLKHIRLQIA; this is encoded by the exons ATGACAAGAATATTAGAAGCACATAATGTTAATGTATTAGGGTCAGGCGAACAAGTCATAGTTTTAGGTCATCGTTTTGGGAGTGATCAGTCAGTGTGGAGGTATCTAGTGCCACACCTTGTTGCTGATTATCGTGTTGTTTTATACGATACAATGGGTGCTGGCACGACTAACCCCGAATATTTCGACTTCGATAGATACTCCGAACTCGACGGATTTGCTTATGATGTGCTCGCCATTTTAGAAGAATTACAAATCAAGTCTTGTATTTTTGTTGGTCATTGTCATTCTGGTATTGTTGGTCTTCTTGCCTCCGTTTATCGCCCCGATCTTTTCTCTAAAATCATTATGCTTTGCTCGTCACCAAG GTTATTAAATGATGAAGATTATATTGGAGGATTTAAAGAAGCAGAGCTCAACCAAATTTTGGACGGAATACGTTCCAATTTCAAGGCATGGTGCAAAGGGTTCGCGCCAATGATCGTAGGAGGCGACCTAGACTCACCGGCTGTTCAAGAATTTTCACGAACTTTGTTCAATATGAGGCCCGATATAGCTTTAAGGGTATGCAAGACGAACTTTTTATACGACTTGCGAAAAATCCTTCCCAAGGTCACAGTGCCGTGCCACATACTGCAAAGCTCCGAGGATAGGACATCGGCGGGGCCTACGGCTGAGTATCTACACCAACATCTTGGTGGCCCGTCCATTGTTGAGGCCTTGCCTACAACTGGTCACTTGCCACAGTTGAGCTCTCCGGATATTGTCATTTCGATGGTTCTCAAGCATATTCGCCTTCAAATAGCTTAA
- the LOC126655978 gene encoding 11S globulin seed storage protein Ana o 2.0101-like encodes MAKPMIVLSLSLCFLALFHGSLASRSFQMQNDQCQLNRINALEPDNHIQCEAGTIESWNPNRDQFQCAGVAVNRHTIEPKGLLLPAYHNAPQLVYIVQGRGMLGVMLPGCAETFQESQQSAGRRGSTDRQQEQHQKIRNVRRGDIIALPAGVSHWCYNDGNERLVAVSVYDTANSDNQLDNNPRSFYLAGNPEDEFRGSRRQGERGQSEFSRRPSRERTQGSCNNMFCGLDSSLLAEAFNIDEQLARKLQSENDNRGNIVRVEGDLEVTRPSRSQQEREEQEEREYDRRPAPFNGIEETFCTMRLKENIADPSRADVFVPEVGRLSTVNSHNLRVLRSLQLSASHVVLRNNAIRLPHWHMNAHSVIYAIRGQARIQIVNENGNSVFDGSVKEGQVLTVPQNFMVVKRAESEKFEYIAFKTNDNAMTSDAAGRTSALRAMPQDVLANAFGISIDEARRIKFNRQETTFGRSRSQPGRRIA; translated from the exons ATGGCTAAGCCTATGATCGTGCTCTCTCTTTCTCTTTGCTTTCTTGCTCTCTTCCATGGATCGCTAGCTAGCCGTTCGTTTCAGATGCAAAATGATCAGTGCCAACTCAATAGGATCAATGCTCTTGAGCCTGACAACCATATTCAGTGCGAAGCTGGAACCATCGAGTCATGGAATCCCAACCGCGACCAGTTCCAATGCGCTGGTGTTGCTGTCAACAGGCATACCATTGAACCCAAGGGTCTTTTGTTGCCAGCTTACCACAATGCTCCACAACTTGTCTACATTGTTCAAG GTAGGGGTATGCTTGGAGTGATGCTTCCTGGATGTGCTGAAACATTCCAAGAATCTCAGCAGTCTGCTGGTAGGAGAGGCAGCACCGATAGGCAACAAGAACAACACCAGAAAATTCGCAATGTCCGTCGCGGCGACATCATTGCTTTGCCTGCTGGTGTTTCTCACTGGTGCTATAATGACGGAAACGAACGCCTTGTTGCTGTCAGTGTTTATGACACTGCCAACAGTGACAACCAGCTCGATAATAACCCCAGA AGCTTCTATCTTGCCGGTAATCCAGAAGATGAGTTCCGAGGATCTAGACGCCAGGGTGAACGTGGACAGAGTGAATTTTCCAGACGTCCTAGTAGGGAGCGAACACAAGGCTCTTGCAATAACATGTTCTGCGGGTTGGACTCCAGTCTCCTAGCGGAAGCTTTCAACATCGATGAGCAATTGGCAAGAAAGCTTCAAAGCGAGAATGACAACAGAGGCAATATCGTTAGAGTCGAAGGCGACCTTGAGGTGACAAGACCATCCAGGAGTCAGCAAGAGAGAGAGGAGCAAGAAGAACGCGAATACGATCGCCGACCAGCACCTTTCAATGGCATCGAGGAGACATTCTGTACCATGAGATTGAAGGAGAACATCGCTGATCCTTCACGTGCCGATGTGTTTGTCCCTGAAGTTGGCCGCTTGAGCACCGTCAACAGCCATAACCTCCGTGTTCTCCGTTCCCTCCAACTCAGCGCTTCCCATGTTGTCCTCCGCAAC AATGCTATCAGACTGCCACACTGGCACATGAATGCACACAGCGTTATATACGCCATCAGGGGCCAAGCCAGGATTCAGATAGTTAACGAAAACGGTAACAGCGTCTTCGATGGCAGTGTCAAAGAAGGACAGGTGTTGACTGTGCCACAGAACTTCATGGTGGTAAAAAGAGCAGAGAGTGAAAAATTCGAATACATAGCCTTCAAGACCAACGATAACGCCATGACATCCGATGCTGCTGGCCGCACGTCAGCTCTTCGAGCCATGCCTCAGGATGTCTTAGCCAATGCATTCGGAATTTCAATCGACGAAGCAAGAAGGATCAAATTTAACAGGCAGGAGACTACTTTTGGTCGATCAAGGTCTCAGCCTGGAAGGAGAATTGCTTAA
- the LOC126655983 gene encoding uncharacterized protein LOC126655983 produces MEDSARSFDNLPSDWSGDPCLPAKNSWTGIKCSRDKLAKVITLDLTGIGMRISAFKHRQFKCNHASFAMREQTICSHSKLERDQRSINSGIWTKMNVKDQFLHH; encoded by the exons ATGGAAGATTCGGCAAGAAGCTTCGACAATCTGCCTTCTGATTGGAGTGGCGATCCCTGTTTGCCTGCTAAGAATTCATGGACTGGAATAAAATGTTCCCGtgataaattggctaaagttaTCACTTT GGACCTTACAGGCATTGGCATGAGGATATCCGCCTTCAAGCATAGGCAATTTAAGTGCAATCACGCATCT TTTGCTATGAGAGAACAAACTATCTGCTCTCATTCCAAACTTGAGCGTGATCAAAGATCTATAAACTCT GGTATTTGGACAAAAATGAATGTGAAGGATCAATTCCTCCATCATTAG
- the LOC126655982 gene encoding uncharacterized protein LOC126655982 — translation MKKKLILLTLFITLFAANNASASRPAFLFSRTTGRCTAQYWSSRTEAWPRMVPQTSTVSNIFGSRIFERYRSGLTLLESTARNDDENVFVGLLKQAIAALLNSYSRKGFGYSAWEVKSMFIQGLVSEEAAAKLAQSFSLANEACN, via the exons atgaagaaaaaactCATTCTTCTCACTCTCTTTATCACTCTTTTTGCTGCTAATAACGCATCAGCTTCACGGCCTGCTTTTCTCTTCTCAAGAACCACAGGAAGATGCACTGCCCA GTACTGGAGTAGCAGGACCGAGGCATGGCCGAGGATGGTGCCGCAGACATCAACGGTCTCCAACATTTTCGGTTCAAGAATATTTGAACGGTACAGATCTGGTTTGACTTTGCTTGAATCGACGGCTAGGAATGACGATGAGAATGTGTTTGTTGGGCTGTTGAAGCAGGCGATTGCGGCGCTTTTGAACTCTTATTCTAGGAAAGGATTTGGTTATTCTGCTTGGGAAGTGAAGAGTATGTTTATTCAAGGTTTGGTTTCTGAAGAGGCTGCTGCCAAACTGGCTCAAAGTTTCTCTCTTGCTAATGAGGCTTGTAATTAA
- the LOC126655985 gene encoding 11S globulin seed storage protein Ana o 2.0101-like, which translates to MAKPVILLSLCILALFHGSLASRSFQMQTDQCQLNRINALEPDNHIQCEAGTIDSWNPNRDQFQCAGVAVNRHTIEPKGLLLPAYHNAPQLVYIVQGRGMLGVMLPGCAETFQESQQSAGRRGSGDRQQEQHQKIRNVRRGDIIALPAGVSHWCYNDGNERLVAVSVYDTANSDNQLDNNPRSFYLAGNPEDEFRGSRRQGERGQSEFSRRPTRERTQGSCNNMFCGLDSSLLAEAFNIDEQLARKLQSENDNRGNIVRVEGDLEVTRPSRSQQEREELEEREYDRRPVPVNGIEETFCTMRLKENIADPSRADVFVPEVGRLSTVNSHNLRILRSLQLSASHVVLRNNAIRLPHWHMNAHSVIYAIRGQARIQIVNENGNSVFDGSVKEGQVLTVPQNFMVVKRAESERFEYVAFKTNDNAMTSDAAGRTSALRAMPQDVLANAFGISIDEARRIKFNRQETTFGQSRSQSGRRIA; encoded by the exons ATGGCTAAGCCTGTGATCCTGCTCTCTCTCTGCATTCTTGCTCTCTTCCATGGATCGCTAGCCAGCCGTTCGTTTCAGATGCAAACTGATCAGTGCCAACTCAATAGGATCAATGCTCTTGAGCCTGATAACCATATTCAGTGCGAAGCTGGAACCATCGACTCATGGAATCCCAACCGCGACCAGTTTCAATGCGCTGGTGTTGCTGTCAACAGGCATACCATTGAGCCCAAGGGTCTTTTGTTGCCTGCTTACCACAACGCTCCACAACTTGTCTACATTGTCCAAG GAAGGGGTATGCTTGGAGTGATGCTTCCTGGATGTGCTGAAACATTCCAAGAATCTCAACAGTCTGCTGGCAGGAGAGGCAGCGGCGATAGGCAACAAGAACAGCACCAGAAAATTCGCAATGTCCGTCGCGGCGATATCATTGCTTTGCCTGCTGGTGTTTCTCACTGGTGCTATAATGACGGAAACGAACGCCTTGTTGCTGTCAGTGTTTATGACACCGCCAACAGCGACAACCAGCTCGACAATAACCCCAGA AGCTTCTATCTAGCCGGTAATCCAGAAGATGAGTTCCGAGGATCTAGACGCCAGGGTGAACGCGGACAGAGTGAATTTTCTAGACGCCCCACTAGGGAGCGAACACAAGGATCTTGCAATAACATGTTCTGCGGGTTGGACTCCAGTCTCCTGGCTGAAGCATTCAACATCGACGAGCAATTGGCGAGAAAGCTTCAAAGCGAGAATGACAACAGAGGCAACATCGTTAGAGTCGAAGGCGACCTTGAGGTGACAAGACCCTCTAGGAGTCAACAAGAGAGAGAGGAGCTAGAAGAGCGCGAGTATGATCGCCGACCAGTACCTGTCAATGGCATCGAGGAGACATTCTGCACCATGAGATTGAAGGAAAACATCGCCGATCCTTCACGTGCCGATGTGTTTGTCCCTGAAGTTGGCCGCTTGAGCACCGTCAACAGCCATAACCTCCGCATTCTCCGTTCCCTCCAACTCAGCGCTTCCCATGTTGTCCTTCGCAAC AATGCTATTAGACTGCCACACTGGCACATGAATGCACACAGCGTTATATACGCCATCAGGGGCCAGGCCAGAATTCAGATAGTTAACGAAAATGGCAACAGCGTCTTCGACGGAAGTGTAAAAGAAGGACAGGTGTTGACAGTGCCACAAAACTTCATGGTGGTGAAAAGAGCAGAGAGCGAAAGATTCGAATACGTGGCCTTCAAGACCAACGACAACGCCATGACATCCGATGCTGCTGGTCGCACCTCAGCCCTGCGAGCCATGCCTCAGGATGTGCTAGCTAACGCATTCGGAATTTCAATCGACGAAGCAAGGAGGATCAAGTTCAACAGGCAGGAGACTACTTTTGGCCAATCAAGGTCTCAGTCTGGTAGGAGAATtgcataa